From one Gracilinanus agilis isolate LMUSP501 chromosome 5, AgileGrace, whole genome shotgun sequence genomic stretch:
- the LOC123249955 gene encoding DNA-directed RNA polymerase II subunit RPB11-a-like, with product MNTPLVFLLFEGEKIIINKNTKVPNDCSPSIRRTTRGNIIKSQTLKDPQVLFADYNVPHPLEHKIIIHVQTTPDFSPQEAFTNAITDLNSEFLLEERFWVAIKDKQEGSEWFLMSSSCSFIGL from the coding sequence ATGAACACACCTCTGGTCTTCCTCCTCTTCGAAGGAGAGAAGATTATTATCAACAAGAACACTAAGGTACCCAATGACTGTTCACCATCAATAAGGAGGACCACACGAGGAAACATCATCAAATCACAGACACTGAAAGACCCCCAGGTGCTGTTTGCAGACTATAACGTCCCCCACCCACTGGAACACAAGATCATCATTCATGTACAAACCACTCCAGATTTTAGCCCTCAGGAGGCTTTCACTAATGCTATCACAGATCTGAACAGCGAGTTCTTGTTGGAAGAGCGATTCTGGGTTGCTATCAAGGATAAACAAGAAGGAAGTGAGTGGTTCTTGATGTCTTCTTCATGCAGTTTCATAGGATTATGA